In one Capricornis sumatraensis isolate serow.1 chromosome 1, serow.2, whole genome shotgun sequence genomic region, the following are encoded:
- the PRDM12 gene encoding PR domain zinc finger protein 12, whose protein sequence is MMGSVLPAEALVLKTGLKAPGLALAEVITSDILHSFLYGRWRNVLGEQLFEDKSHHASPKTAFTAEVLAQSFSGEVQKLSSLVLPAEVIIAQSSIPGEGLGIFSKTWIKAGTEMGPFTGRVIAPEHVDICKNNNLMWEVFNEDGTVRYFIDASQEDHRSWMTYIKCARNEQEQNLEVAQIGTSIFYKAIEMIPPDQELLVWYGNSHNTFLGIPGVPGLEEEQKKNKHEDFHPADSAAGTAGRMRCVICHRGFNSRSNLRSHMRIHTLDKPFVCRFCNRRFSQSSTLRNHVRLHTGERPYKCQVCQSAYSQLAGLRAHQKSARHRPPSAALQAHSPALPAPHAHAPALAAAAAAAHHLPAMVL, encoded by the exons ATGATGGGCTCCGTGCTCCCGGCGGAGGCCCTGGTGCTCAAGACCGGGCTGAAGGCGCCGGGGCTGGCGCTGGCCGAGGTCATCACCTCCGACATCCTGCACAGCTTCCTGTACGGCCGCTGGCGCAACGTGCTGGGCGAGCAGCTCTTCGAAGACAAGAGCCACCACGCCAGCCCCAAGACCGCCTTCACCGCCGAGGTCCTGGCGCAGTCCTTCTCGGGCG AGGTTCAGAAGCTGTCCAGCCTGGTGCTGCCGGCCGAGGTGATCATCGCGCAGAGCTCCATCCCCGGCGAGGGCCTTGGCATCTTCTCCAAGACGTGGATCAAGGCCGGCACCGAGATGGGCCCCTTCACTGGCCGGGTCATTGCCCCGGAGCACGTGGACATCTGCAAGAACAACAACCTCATGTGGGAG GTGTTCAATGAGGACGGCACGGTGCGCTACTTCATCGACGCCAGCCAGGAGGACCACCGAAGCTGGATGACCTACATCAAATGCGCCCGTAACGAGCAGGAGCAGAACCTGGAGGTGGCCCAGATAGGCACCAGCATCTTCTACAAAGCCATTGAG ATGATCCCTCCAGACCAGGAGCTGCTGGTGTGGTATGGAAACTCACACAACACCTTCCTGGGGATCCCTGGTGTGCCCGGACTGGAGGAGGAGCAGAAGAAGAACAAGCATG AGGACTTTCACCCCGCGGACTCGGCGGCGGGCACTGCGGGCCGCATGCGCTGCGTCATCTGCCACCGCGGCTTCAACTCGCGCAGCAACCTGCGCTCGCACATGCGCATCCACACGCTGGACAAGCCCTTCGTGTGCCGCTTTTGCAACCGCCGCTTCAGCCAGTCGTCCACGCTGCGCAACCACGTGCGCCTGCACACGGGCGAGCGCCCCTACAAGTGCCAGGTGTGCCAGAGCGCCTACTCCCAGCTGGCCGGCCTGCGCGCCCACCAGAAGAGCGCGCGCCACCGGCCGCCCAGCGCAGCGCTGCAGGCCCACTCGCCAGCTCTGCCCGCGCCGCACGCGCACGCGCCCgcgctcgccgccgccgccgccgccgcgcacCACCTGCCGGCCATGGTGCTGTGA